In Scomber japonicus isolate fScoJap1 chromosome 7, fScoJap1.pri, whole genome shotgun sequence, one genomic interval encodes:
- the rtca gene encoding RNA 3'-terminal phosphate cyclase: MESADLQQLDGSVMEGGGQILRVSAALSCITGTAVKITKIRAGRSTPGLRPQHLSGLQLVSDLCSGSLQGAALGSTDISLTPGKIHSGNHTADTETAGSVCLLLQVSLPCALFADASSQFCLKGGTNAEMAPQIDYTIKVFKPILEKFGVHFDCDLKMRCLIIFMALAKGTSRIRTGPVTLHTQTAIHMAEQLTQAKFTITKCEDELSSNDTYVIECEGSGASNPNL; this comes from the exons ATGGAGTCCGCagacctgcagcagctggacGGCAGCGTGATGGAAGGA GGCGGGCAGATCCTCAGAGTGTCCGCGGCGCTCAGCTGCATCACCGGGACCGCCGTTAAAATCACCAAGATCCGCGCCGGAAGGAGCACACCGGGACTCAG accGCAGCACCTGTCTGGTCTCCAGCTGGTCTCAGATCTGTGCTCAGGGAGTCTTCAGGGAGCAGCGCTGGGATCGACTGACATCAGTCTGACTCCTGGAAAGATTCACAGCGGGAACCACACAGCTGATACAGAGACCGCCGG tagtgtgtgtctCCTCCTGCAGGTCTCTCTCCCCTGCGCTTTGTTCGCTGACGCTTCGTCACAGTTTTGTCTGAAAGGAGGAACGAACGCAGAGATGGCTCCTCAGATCGACTACACAATaaag gtCTTCAAACCGATCCTGGAGAAGTTCGGTGTTCACTTTGACTGTGACCTAAAAATGaggtgt CTCATCATCTTCATGGCGCTGGCGAAGGGAACGTCTCGGATTCGGACCGGCCCCGTGACGCTGCACACACAGACGGCGATCCACATGGCCGAACAGCTGACTCAGGCAAAGTTCACGATCACAAAGTGTGAAGACGAGCTGAGCAGCAACGACACCTACGTCATCGAGTGTGAAGGATCAGGAGCCTCCAACCCCAACCtgtag